One Peromyscus leucopus breed LL Stock chromosome 6, UCI_PerLeu_2.1, whole genome shotgun sequence genomic region harbors:
- the Tet2 gene encoding methylcytosine dioxygenase TET2 isoform X2 — MEQDRTTHPEGNRLSPFLIPSPSPGCQTEPQLQTGSLLAERHHPEEVNADIKWQSSESYYGIPPMKGSQSSCESPDTINEGRGYSRCLQDRGIKRTVSEPSLSGLHLDKKLKLDQKAKGEGNNFGESKERNPGESSHQPNVSSLSENREAVPSVAQESADTAINSAPTCNCNGVENTELWILKNQEGENGRNVLLKNKAVLMPNGATVSAPSVENTHGELLEKTASQCCPDCVSITVQNTTSHVNALNSRATNELSSEITQPSHTSEQINSPQTSSSQLPLEPAAMVTEACVADTTSKPAGVLGTCPFQKPEHQQKSVLEIGPSPAESKNIQGNMKLFAEEFCSSSNSGLQASHGSSEQYLKQKEINGAYFRQSSVFTKDSTSATTMTPPIRLLLSPPPVILQLPSEGKGTLNDGALEEEHHHPLSNAPLLREGKIEHQPKASSSCQSPNPSVHTSNPSLMLPEGHQNNGVSVRSEQTRTMSEHLKYYPPNHGHSGDLQEHNLHPMGHREREILKDENREQTQDSVLAAQRYLKPGWIELKTSRFLEVHHKNISQPQKYKDAMFQSVLRYQASPSNQMSSKQCTRNLNMPGGFANQPYIQKTAQPEQKSQTYQVEMNQGHSPGMGDQHLQFQPTSYQECISKADPSPGAHVLAPSAPLFHFQQRANPSSDEHLNQQTTETEPFSNFLQPKPHKQAAQTQASQNSNLPQSCQQQQLQRKTEEQMPQTFSHLQGSSDKHRETSCTSQIKVEECYSAENQYSKSSNFHTHNNTQGGVEQVQNMSSKSSPYVKTLKSNISKLQTPCSNDTHPVPEHPGLFAGNKTPNLQNMQYFPNDVTPNQDIHHRCFPEQEQKPPQTLALQGFQGKSQETERAKLAELAQQRYLVHYQAKALPVPKQGGSQMQIPPQRDIQKHAALRFLLLQKQEQQQTQQSQADSCPPSQMHRPIKTEPGSKPSSCKRPVSAPEEKIPNRIKLETSPPRCDHGVPKSILETMEQHLKQFQLHSLFDNASLTLTLKPQKQIKGETPSTITVCRTKTEAAESENHTPATDETPTKRTVGNTLNNLSEVPIKTQYDFPSCRCVEQIIEKDEGPFYTHVAAGPNVAAIRTIMEERFGEKGKAIRIEKVIYTGKEGKSSQGCPIAKWVLRRMTVEEKLMCLVRERAGHTCEAAVIVILIAIWDGIPRSLADQLYTDCSEILSKHGAPTSRRCALNEERNCACQGLDPETCGASFSFGCSWSMYYNG; from the exons ATGGAACAGGACAGAACCACCCATCCTGAGGGCAACAGACTGAGTCCATTCCTGATACCATCACCTTCTCCCGGATGCCAGACAGAACCTCAACTCCAGACTGGAAGCCTGTTAGCAGAGAGACATCATCCAGAAGAAGTAAATGCAGACATCAAGTGGCAATCTTCCGAAAGCTATTATGGAATACCCCCCATGAAAGGCAGCCAGAGCAGTTGTGAGAGTCCAGACACCATAAATGAAGGCAGAGGGTATTCCAGGTGCTTGCAAGATAGAGGGATAAAACGCACTGTcagtgaaccatctctctctGGGCTCCATCTGGACAAGAAATTGAAACTAGACCAAAAAGCTAAGGGAGAAGGTAATAACTTCGgggaaagcaaagagagaaacccAGGTGAAAGCAGCCATCAGCCAAATGTCTCCAGTCTGAGTGAGAACAGAGAAGCTGtgccctctgtagcccaggaaagTGCAGATACAGCCATCAATAGTGCCCCGACTTGTAACTGCAATGGAGTTGAAAACACAGAGTTGTGGATTCTCAAGAATCAGGAAGGGGAAAATGGCAGGAACGTTTTACTTAAAAACAAGGCTGTGCTAATGCCTAATGGTGCTACAGTTTCTGCCCCTTCTGTGGAAAACACACACGGTGAACTCCTGGAAAAAACAGCATCTCAGTGTTGTCCAGATTGTGTTTCCATTACAGTGCAGAATACCACATCTCATGTAAATGCCCTGAACAGTCGGGCTACTAATGAGTTGTCTAGTGAGATCACTCAACCATCGCATACCTCAGAGCAGATCAATTCCCCACAGACCTCAAGCTCCCAGCTGCCTCTGGAGCCAGCTGCCATGGTGACTGAGGCCTGTGTTGCTGATACTACCAGCAAACCAGCTGGAGTGCTAGGTACCTGTCCCTTCCAGAAACCAGAACACCAACAAAAATCAGTTTTGGAGATAGGTCCATCTCCTGCGGAAAGCAAAAACATCCAAGGAAACATGAAGCTATTTGCTGAAGAATTCTGTTCCAGTTCCAACAGTGGTTTGCAAGCTTCTCATGGCAGCTCTGAACAGTATTTAAAGCAAAAGGAAATCAATGGTGCTTACTTCAGGCAAAGCTCAGTGTTCACTAAAGATTCCACTTCTGCCACTACCATGACTCCACCAATACGATtgcttctttctccccctcccgtCATTCTTCAGCTTCCTTCGGAAGGAAAAGGCACTCTGAATGATGGGGCTTTGGAAGAAGAACACCACCACCCCTTAAGTAATGCACCTCTCttaagggaagggaaaatagaacaTCAACCTAAGGCGTCATCATCTTGCCAGAGTCCGAATCCCTCTGTGCATACATCCAACCCCTCATTGATGCTTCCAGAAGGGCATCAGAATAATGGTGTCTCAGTGCGCTCTGAACAGACAAGAACAATGTCAGAACATCTCAAATATTACCCACCAAATCATGGCCACAGTGGAGACTTACAAGAGCACAACCTGCATCCGATGGGACACAGGGAACGAGAGATTCTGAAGGATGAAAACAGGGAACAAACCCAAGATTCAGTGCTGGCAGCCCAGCGCTATCTGAAACCTGGATGGATTGAACTGAAGACCTCTCGTTTTCTTGAAGTGCACCACAAAAATATAAGTCAACCACAAAAATATAAGGATGCAATGTTTCAATCAGTCCTTCGTTATCAGGCCAGCCCTTCCAATCAGATGTCCTCTAAACAGTGCACTAGAAATTTAAACATGCCAGGAGGATTTGCAAATCAACCTTACATCCAGAAAACTGCTCAGCCAGAGCAGAAGTCACAAACGTACCAAGTGGAGATGAATCAAGGACACTCTCCTGGTATGGGGGACCAACATCTACAGTTCCAACCAACTTCATACCAGGAGTGCATCTCCAAGGCAGATCCCTCTCCTGGCGCTCACGTGCTGGCCCCAAGTGCTCCTCTCTTTCATTTCCAGCAAAGAGCGAATCCCTCCAGTGATGAGCACTTGAATCAACagaccacagagactgaaccattTTCAAACTTTTTACAACCTAAGCCTCATAAGCAGGCAGCACAAACACAAGCATCCCAGAACTCAAATCTCCCTCAAAGCTGCCAGCAGCAGCAATTACAGAGGAAGACTGAAGAACAGATGCCTCAGACTTTCTCTCACCTCCAAGGTAGCAGTGATAAGCACAGAGAAACATCATGTACCAGCCAGATTAAAGTGGAAGAATGCTATAGTGCTGAAAACCAGTATTCAAAATCAAGTAATTTCCACACTCATAACAACACCCAAGGGGGGGTGGAGCAAGTACAGAATATGAGTAGTAAAAGTTCTCCTTATGTGAAGACCTTAAAATCAAATATAAGCAAGTTACAGACTCCCTGTTCAAACGATACACACCCAGTTCCTGAACATCCTGGACTCTTTGCAGGAAATAAGACCCCAAACCTGCAAAACATGCAATACTTTCCAAATGATGTGACCCCAAATCAGGACATTCATCACAGGTGCTTTCCAGAACAAGAACAGAAGCCTCCACAAACCCTGGCTCTGCAGGGATTTCAAGGCAAAagccaagagacagagagagcaaagctAGCTGAACTTGCTCAGCAGAGGTACTTGGTGCATTATCAAGCAAAGGCACTCCCTGTGCCCAAGCAAGGAGGAAGTCAGATGCAGATCCCTCCTCAGAGGGACATTCAGAAGCATGCTGCCCTAAGATTTCTCCTCTTACAGAAGCAAGAACAGCAACAAACACAGCAATCCCAGGCTGACTCTTGTCCCCCTAGTCAGATGCACAGACCAATCAAGACTGAGCCTGGATCCAAACCCTCTTCCTGTAAACGCCCAGTGTCCGCACCCGAAGAAAAAATACCCAATAGGATAAAGCTAGAGACTTCCCCACCACGCTGTGATCATGGGGTGCCCAAGAGCATCCTTGAGACCATGGAGCAGCATCTGAAGCAGTTTCAGCTCCACTCATTGTTTGACAATGCGTCCCTGACTCTGACTctcaaaccacaaaaacaaatcaaaggagAAACACCATCCACCATCACAGTTTGTCGGACCAAAACCGAAGCTGCAGAATCTGAGAACCATACCCCAGCTACAGATGAGACGCCAACCAAAAGAACCGTTGGTAACACTCTCAACAATCTTTCAGAAGTACCTATCAAGACTCAATATGATTTCCCATCATGCAGATGTGTAG AACAAATTATTGAAAAAGATGAAGGTCCTTTTTATACCCATGTAGCAGCTGGTCCTAATGTGGCAGCTATTAGAACAATCATGGAAGAAAG gTTTGGAGAGAAGGGTAAAGCTATTAGGATTGAAAAAGTCATCTATACTGGTAAAGAAGGCAAAAGTTCTCAGGGATGTCCTATTGCTAAATGG GTGCTTCGAAGAATGACCGTGGAGGAGAAGCTGATGTGCTTGGTTCGAGAGCGAGCTGGCCACACCTGTGAGGCTGCTGTGATTGTGATTCTCATCGCCATATGGGATGGAATCCCAAGGAGTCTGGCTGACCAACTCTACACAGATTGTTCAGAGATCCTGAGTAAACACGGTGCACCCACTAGTCGGCGCTGTGCCCTGAATGAAGA GAGAAACTGTGCTTGTCAGGGCTTGGATCCAGAAACCTGTGGTGCCtccttttcttttggttgttCTTGGAGCATGTACTATAATGGAT AA
- the Tet2 gene encoding methylcytosine dioxygenase TET2 isoform X4: MEQDRTTHPEGNRLSPFLIPSPSPGCQTEPQLQTGSLLAERHHPEEVNADIKWQSSESYYGIPPMKGSQSSCESPDTINEGRGYSRCLQDRGIKRTVSEPSLSGLHLDKKLKLDQKAKGEGNNFGESKERNPGESSHQPNVSSLSENREAVPSVAQESADTAINSAPTCNCNGVENTELWILKNQEGENGRNVLLKNKAVLMPNGATVSAPSVENTHGELLEKTASQCCPDCVSITVQNTTSHVNALNSRATNELSSEITQPSHTSEQINSPQTSSSQLPLEPAAMVTEACVADTTSKPAGVLGTCPFQKPEHQQKSVLEIGPSPAESKNIQGNMKLFAEEFCSSSNSGLQASHGSSEQYLKQKEINGAYFRQSSVFTKDSTSATTMTPPIRLLLSPPPVILQLPSEGKGTLNDGALEEEHHHPLSNAPLLREGKIEHQPKASSSCQSPNPSVHTSNPSLMLPEGHQNNGVSVRSEQTRTMSEHLKYYPPNHGHSGDLQEHNLHPMGHREREILKDENREQTQDSVLAAQRYLKPGWIELKTSRFLEVHHKNISQPQKYKDAMFQSVLRYQASPSNQMSSKQCTRNLNMPGGFANQPYIQKTAQPEQKSQTYQVEMNQGHSPGMGDQHLQFQPTSYQECISKADPSPGAHVLAPSAPLFHFQQRANPSSDEHLNQQTTETEPFSNFLQPKPHKQAAQTQASQNSNLPQSCQQQQLQRKTEEQMPQTFSHLQGSSDKHRETSCTSQIKVEECYSAENQYSKSSNFHTHNNTQGGVEQVQNMSSKSSPYVKTLKSNISKLQTPCSNDTHPVPEHPGLFAGNKTPNLQNMQYFPNDVTPNQDIHHRCFPEQEQKPPQTLALQGFQGKSQETERAKLAELAQQRYLVHYQAKALPVPKQGGSQMQIPPQRDIQKHAALRFLLLQKQEQQQTQQSQADSCPPSQMHRPIKTEPGSKPSSCKRPVSAPEEKIPNRIKLETSPPRCDHGVPKSILETMEQHLKQFQLHSLFDNASLTLTLKPQKQIKGETPSTITVCRTKTEAAESENHTPATDETPTKRTVGNTLNNLSEVPIKTQYDFPSCRCVEQIIEKDEGPFYTHVAAGPNVAAIRTIMEERFGEKGKAIRIEKVIYTGKEGKSSQGCPIAKWVLRRMTVEEKLMCLVRERAGHTCEAAVIVILIAIWDGIPRSLADQLYTDCSEILSKHGAPTSRRCALNEEKRN, encoded by the exons ATGGAACAGGACAGAACCACCCATCCTGAGGGCAACAGACTGAGTCCATTCCTGATACCATCACCTTCTCCCGGATGCCAGACAGAACCTCAACTCCAGACTGGAAGCCTGTTAGCAGAGAGACATCATCCAGAAGAAGTAAATGCAGACATCAAGTGGCAATCTTCCGAAAGCTATTATGGAATACCCCCCATGAAAGGCAGCCAGAGCAGTTGTGAGAGTCCAGACACCATAAATGAAGGCAGAGGGTATTCCAGGTGCTTGCAAGATAGAGGGATAAAACGCACTGTcagtgaaccatctctctctGGGCTCCATCTGGACAAGAAATTGAAACTAGACCAAAAAGCTAAGGGAGAAGGTAATAACTTCGgggaaagcaaagagagaaacccAGGTGAAAGCAGCCATCAGCCAAATGTCTCCAGTCTGAGTGAGAACAGAGAAGCTGtgccctctgtagcccaggaaagTGCAGATACAGCCATCAATAGTGCCCCGACTTGTAACTGCAATGGAGTTGAAAACACAGAGTTGTGGATTCTCAAGAATCAGGAAGGGGAAAATGGCAGGAACGTTTTACTTAAAAACAAGGCTGTGCTAATGCCTAATGGTGCTACAGTTTCTGCCCCTTCTGTGGAAAACACACACGGTGAACTCCTGGAAAAAACAGCATCTCAGTGTTGTCCAGATTGTGTTTCCATTACAGTGCAGAATACCACATCTCATGTAAATGCCCTGAACAGTCGGGCTACTAATGAGTTGTCTAGTGAGATCACTCAACCATCGCATACCTCAGAGCAGATCAATTCCCCACAGACCTCAAGCTCCCAGCTGCCTCTGGAGCCAGCTGCCATGGTGACTGAGGCCTGTGTTGCTGATACTACCAGCAAACCAGCTGGAGTGCTAGGTACCTGTCCCTTCCAGAAACCAGAACACCAACAAAAATCAGTTTTGGAGATAGGTCCATCTCCTGCGGAAAGCAAAAACATCCAAGGAAACATGAAGCTATTTGCTGAAGAATTCTGTTCCAGTTCCAACAGTGGTTTGCAAGCTTCTCATGGCAGCTCTGAACAGTATTTAAAGCAAAAGGAAATCAATGGTGCTTACTTCAGGCAAAGCTCAGTGTTCACTAAAGATTCCACTTCTGCCACTACCATGACTCCACCAATACGATtgcttctttctccccctcccgtCATTCTTCAGCTTCCTTCGGAAGGAAAAGGCACTCTGAATGATGGGGCTTTGGAAGAAGAACACCACCACCCCTTAAGTAATGCACCTCTCttaagggaagggaaaatagaacaTCAACCTAAGGCGTCATCATCTTGCCAGAGTCCGAATCCCTCTGTGCATACATCCAACCCCTCATTGATGCTTCCAGAAGGGCATCAGAATAATGGTGTCTCAGTGCGCTCTGAACAGACAAGAACAATGTCAGAACATCTCAAATATTACCCACCAAATCATGGCCACAGTGGAGACTTACAAGAGCACAACCTGCATCCGATGGGACACAGGGAACGAGAGATTCTGAAGGATGAAAACAGGGAACAAACCCAAGATTCAGTGCTGGCAGCCCAGCGCTATCTGAAACCTGGATGGATTGAACTGAAGACCTCTCGTTTTCTTGAAGTGCACCACAAAAATATAAGTCAACCACAAAAATATAAGGATGCAATGTTTCAATCAGTCCTTCGTTATCAGGCCAGCCCTTCCAATCAGATGTCCTCTAAACAGTGCACTAGAAATTTAAACATGCCAGGAGGATTTGCAAATCAACCTTACATCCAGAAAACTGCTCAGCCAGAGCAGAAGTCACAAACGTACCAAGTGGAGATGAATCAAGGACACTCTCCTGGTATGGGGGACCAACATCTACAGTTCCAACCAACTTCATACCAGGAGTGCATCTCCAAGGCAGATCCCTCTCCTGGCGCTCACGTGCTGGCCCCAAGTGCTCCTCTCTTTCATTTCCAGCAAAGAGCGAATCCCTCCAGTGATGAGCACTTGAATCAACagaccacagagactgaaccattTTCAAACTTTTTACAACCTAAGCCTCATAAGCAGGCAGCACAAACACAAGCATCCCAGAACTCAAATCTCCCTCAAAGCTGCCAGCAGCAGCAATTACAGAGGAAGACTGAAGAACAGATGCCTCAGACTTTCTCTCACCTCCAAGGTAGCAGTGATAAGCACAGAGAAACATCATGTACCAGCCAGATTAAAGTGGAAGAATGCTATAGTGCTGAAAACCAGTATTCAAAATCAAGTAATTTCCACACTCATAACAACACCCAAGGGGGGGTGGAGCAAGTACAGAATATGAGTAGTAAAAGTTCTCCTTATGTGAAGACCTTAAAATCAAATATAAGCAAGTTACAGACTCCCTGTTCAAACGATACACACCCAGTTCCTGAACATCCTGGACTCTTTGCAGGAAATAAGACCCCAAACCTGCAAAACATGCAATACTTTCCAAATGATGTGACCCCAAATCAGGACATTCATCACAGGTGCTTTCCAGAACAAGAACAGAAGCCTCCACAAACCCTGGCTCTGCAGGGATTTCAAGGCAAAagccaagagacagagagagcaaagctAGCTGAACTTGCTCAGCAGAGGTACTTGGTGCATTATCAAGCAAAGGCACTCCCTGTGCCCAAGCAAGGAGGAAGTCAGATGCAGATCCCTCCTCAGAGGGACATTCAGAAGCATGCTGCCCTAAGATTTCTCCTCTTACAGAAGCAAGAACAGCAACAAACACAGCAATCCCAGGCTGACTCTTGTCCCCCTAGTCAGATGCACAGACCAATCAAGACTGAGCCTGGATCCAAACCCTCTTCCTGTAAACGCCCAGTGTCCGCACCCGAAGAAAAAATACCCAATAGGATAAAGCTAGAGACTTCCCCACCACGCTGTGATCATGGGGTGCCCAAGAGCATCCTTGAGACCATGGAGCAGCATCTGAAGCAGTTTCAGCTCCACTCATTGTTTGACAATGCGTCCCTGACTCTGACTctcaaaccacaaaaacaaatcaaaggagAAACACCATCCACCATCACAGTTTGTCGGACCAAAACCGAAGCTGCAGAATCTGAGAACCATACCCCAGCTACAGATGAGACGCCAACCAAAAGAACCGTTGGTAACACTCTCAACAATCTTTCAGAAGTACCTATCAAGACTCAATATGATTTCCCATCATGCAGATGTGTAG AACAAATTATTGAAAAAGATGAAGGTCCTTTTTATACCCATGTAGCAGCTGGTCCTAATGTGGCAGCTATTAGAACAATCATGGAAGAAAG gTTTGGAGAGAAGGGTAAAGCTATTAGGATTGAAAAAGTCATCTATACTGGTAAAGAAGGCAAAAGTTCTCAGGGATGTCCTATTGCTAAATGG GTGCTTCGAAGAATGACCGTGGAGGAGAAGCTGATGTGCTTGGTTCGAGAGCGAGCTGGCCACACCTGTGAGGCTGCTGTGATTGTGATTCTCATCGCCATATGGGATGGAATCCCAAGGAGTCTGGCTGACCAACTCTACACAGATTGTTCAGAGATCCTGAGTAAACACGGTGCACCCACTAGTCGGCGCTGTGCCCTGAATGAAGA GAAGAGAAACTAG
- the Tet2 gene encoding methylcytosine dioxygenase TET2 isoform X3 gives MEQDRTTHPEGNRLSPFLIPSPSPGCQTEPQLQTGSLLAERHHPEEVNADIKWQSSESYYGIPPMKGSQSSCESPDTINEGRGYSRCLQDRGIKRTVSEPSLSGLHLDKKLKLDQKAKGEGNNFGESKERNPGESSHQPNVSSLSENREAVPSVAQESADTAINSAPTCNCNGVENTELWILKNQEGENGRNVLLKNKAVLMPNGATVSAPSVENTHGELLEKTASQCCPDCVSITVQNTTSHVNALNSRATNELSSEITQPSHTSEQINSPQTSSSQLPLEPAAMVTEACVADTTSKPAGVLGTCPFQKPEHQQKSVLEIGPSPAESKNIQGNMKLFAEEFCSSSNSGLQASHGSSEQYLKQKEINGAYFRQSSVFTKDSTSATTMTPPIRLLLSPPPVILQLPSEGKGTLNDGALEEEHHHPLSNAPLLREGKIEHQPKASSSCQSPNPSVHTSNPSLMLPEGHQNNGVSVRSEQTRTMSEHLKYYPPNHGHSGDLQEHNLHPMGHREREILKDENREQTQDSVLAAQRYLKPGWIELKTSRFLEVHHKNISQPQKYKDAMFQSVLRYQASPSNQMSSKQCTRNLNMPGGFANQPYIQKTAQPEQKSQTYQVEMNQGHSPGMGDQHLQFQPTSYQECISKADPSPGAHVLAPSAPLFHFQQRANPSSDEHLNQQTTETEPFSNFLQPKPHKQAAQTQASQNSNLPQSCQQQQLQRKTEEQMPQTFSHLQGSSDKHRETSCTSQIKVEECYSAENQYSKSSNFHTHNNTQGGVEQVQNMSSKSSPYVKTLKSNISKLQTPCSNDTHPVPEHPGLFAGNKTPNLQNMQYFPNDVTPNQDIHHRCFPEQEQKPPQTLALQGFQGKSQETERAKLAELAQQRYLVHYQAKALPVPKQGGSQMQIPPQRDIQKHAALRFLLLQKQEQQQTQQSQADSCPPSQMHRPIKTEPGSKPSSCKRPVSAPEEKIPNRIKLETSPPRCDHGVPKSILETMEQHLKQFQLHSLFDNASLTLTLKPQKQIKGETPSTITVCRTKTEAAESENHTPATDETPTKRTVGNTLNNLSEVPIKTQYDFPSCRCVEQIIEKDEGPFYTHVAAGPNVAAIRTIMEERFGEKGKAIRIEKVIYTGKEGKSSQGCPIAKWVLRRMTVEEKLMCLVRERAGHTCEAAVIVILIAIWDGIPRSLADQLYTDCSEILSKHGAPTSRRCALNEERNCACQGLDPETCGASFSFGCSWSMYYNG, from the exons ATGGAACAGGACAGAACCACCCATCCTGAGGGCAACAGACTGAGTCCATTCCTGATACCATCACCTTCTCCCGGATGCCAGACAGAACCTCAACTCCAGACTGGAAGCCTGTTAGCAGAGAGACATCATCCAGAAGAAGTAAATGCAGACATCAAGTGGCAATCTTCCGAAAGCTATTATGGAATACCCCCCATGAAAGGCAGCCAGAGCAGTTGTGAGAGTCCAGACACCATAAATGAAGGCAGAGGGTATTCCAGGTGCTTGCAAGATAGAGGGATAAAACGCACTGTcagtgaaccatctctctctGGGCTCCATCTGGACAAGAAATTGAAACTAGACCAAAAAGCTAAGGGAGAAGGTAATAACTTCGgggaaagcaaagagagaaacccAGGTGAAAGCAGCCATCAGCCAAATGTCTCCAGTCTGAGTGAGAACAGAGAAGCTGtgccctctgtagcccaggaaagTGCAGATACAGCCATCAATAGTGCCCCGACTTGTAACTGCAATGGAGTTGAAAACACAGAGTTGTGGATTCTCAAGAATCAGGAAGGGGAAAATGGCAGGAACGTTTTACTTAAAAACAAGGCTGTGCTAATGCCTAATGGTGCTACAGTTTCTGCCCCTTCTGTGGAAAACACACACGGTGAACTCCTGGAAAAAACAGCATCTCAGTGTTGTCCAGATTGTGTTTCCATTACAGTGCAGAATACCACATCTCATGTAAATGCCCTGAACAGTCGGGCTACTAATGAGTTGTCTAGTGAGATCACTCAACCATCGCATACCTCAGAGCAGATCAATTCCCCACAGACCTCAAGCTCCCAGCTGCCTCTGGAGCCAGCTGCCATGGTGACTGAGGCCTGTGTTGCTGATACTACCAGCAAACCAGCTGGAGTGCTAGGTACCTGTCCCTTCCAGAAACCAGAACACCAACAAAAATCAGTTTTGGAGATAGGTCCATCTCCTGCGGAAAGCAAAAACATCCAAGGAAACATGAAGCTATTTGCTGAAGAATTCTGTTCCAGTTCCAACAGTGGTTTGCAAGCTTCTCATGGCAGCTCTGAACAGTATTTAAAGCAAAAGGAAATCAATGGTGCTTACTTCAGGCAAAGCTCAGTGTTCACTAAAGATTCCACTTCTGCCACTACCATGACTCCACCAATACGATtgcttctttctccccctcccgtCATTCTTCAGCTTCCTTCGGAAGGAAAAGGCACTCTGAATGATGGGGCTTTGGAAGAAGAACACCACCACCCCTTAAGTAATGCACCTCTCttaagggaagggaaaatagaacaTCAACCTAAGGCGTCATCATCTTGCCAGAGTCCGAATCCCTCTGTGCATACATCCAACCCCTCATTGATGCTTCCAGAAGGGCATCAGAATAATGGTGTCTCAGTGCGCTCTGAACAGACAAGAACAATGTCAGAACATCTCAAATATTACCCACCAAATCATGGCCACAGTGGAGACTTACAAGAGCACAACCTGCATCCGATGGGACACAGGGAACGAGAGATTCTGAAGGATGAAAACAGGGAACAAACCCAAGATTCAGTGCTGGCAGCCCAGCGCTATCTGAAACCTGGATGGATTGAACTGAAGACCTCTCGTTTTCTTGAAGTGCACCACAAAAATATAAGTCAACCACAAAAATATAAGGATGCAATGTTTCAATCAGTCCTTCGTTATCAGGCCAGCCCTTCCAATCAGATGTCCTCTAAACAGTGCACTAGAAATTTAAACATGCCAGGAGGATTTGCAAATCAACCTTACATCCAGAAAACTGCTCAGCCAGAGCAGAAGTCACAAACGTACCAAGTGGAGATGAATCAAGGACACTCTCCTGGTATGGGGGACCAACATCTACAGTTCCAACCAACTTCATACCAGGAGTGCATCTCCAAGGCAGATCCCTCTCCTGGCGCTCACGTGCTGGCCCCAAGTGCTCCTCTCTTTCATTTCCAGCAAAGAGCGAATCCCTCCAGTGATGAGCACTTGAATCAACagaccacagagactgaaccattTTCAAACTTTTTACAACCTAAGCCTCATAAGCAGGCAGCACAAACACAAGCATCCCAGAACTCAAATCTCCCTCAAAGCTGCCAGCAGCAGCAATTACAGAGGAAGACTGAAGAACAGATGCCTCAGACTTTCTCTCACCTCCAAGGTAGCAGTGATAAGCACAGAGAAACATCATGTACCAGCCAGATTAAAGTGGAAGAATGCTATAGTGCTGAAAACCAGTATTCAAAATCAAGTAATTTCCACACTCATAACAACACCCAAGGGGGGGTGGAGCAAGTACAGAATATGAGTAGTAAAAGTTCTCCTTATGTGAAGACCTTAAAATCAAATATAAGCAAGTTACAGACTCCCTGTTCAAACGATACACACCCAGTTCCTGAACATCCTGGACTCTTTGCAGGAAATAAGACCCCAAACCTGCAAAACATGCAATACTTTCCAAATGATGTGACCCCAAATCAGGACATTCATCACAGGTGCTTTCCAGAACAAGAACAGAAGCCTCCACAAACCCTGGCTCTGCAGGGATTTCAAGGCAAAagccaagagacagagagagcaaagctAGCTGAACTTGCTCAGCAGAGGTACTTGGTGCATTATCAAGCAAAGGCACTCCCTGTGCCCAAGCAAGGAGGAAGTCAGATGCAGATCCCTCCTCAGAGGGACATTCAGAAGCATGCTGCCCTAAGATTTCTCCTCTTACAGAAGCAAGAACAGCAACAAACACAGCAATCCCAGGCTGACTCTTGTCCCCCTAGTCAGATGCACAGACCAATCAAGACTGAGCCTGGATCCAAACCCTCTTCCTGTAAACGCCCAGTGTCCGCACCCGAAGAAAAAATACCCAATAGGATAAAGCTAGAGACTTCCCCACCACGCTGTGATCATGGGGTGCCCAAGAGCATCCTTGAGACCATGGAGCAGCATCTGAAGCAGTTTCAGCTCCACTCATTGTTTGACAATGCGTCCCTGACTCTGACTctcaaaccacaaaaacaaatcaaaggagAAACACCATCCACCATCACAGTTTGTCGGACCAAAACCGAAGCTGCAGAATCTGAGAACCATACCCCAGCTACAGATGAGACGCCAACCAAAAGAACCGTTGGTAACACTCTCAACAATCTTTCAGAAGTACCTATCAAGACTCAATATGATTTCCCATCATGCAGATGTGTAG AACAAATTATTGAAAAAGATGAAGGTCCTTTTTATACCCATGTAGCAGCTGGTCCTAATGTGGCAGCTATTAGAACAATCATGGAAGAAAG gTTTGGAGAGAAGGGTAAAGCTATTAGGATTGAAAAAGTCATCTATACTGGTAAAGAAGGCAAAAGTTCTCAGGGATGTCCTATTGCTAAATGG GTGCTTCGAAGAATGACCGTGGAGGAGAAGCTGATGTGCTTGGTTCGAGAGCGAGCTGGCCACACCTGTGAGGCTGCTGTGATTGTGATTCTCATCGCCATATGGGATGGAATCCCAAGGAGTCTGGCTGACCAACTCTACACAGATTGTTCAGAGATCCTGAGTAAACACGGTGCACCCACTAGTCGGCGCTGTGCCCTGAATGAAGA GAGAAACTGTGCTTGTCAGGGCTTGGATCCAGAAACCTGTGGTGCCtccttttcttttggttgttCTTGGAGCATGTACTATAATGGAT GA